One region of Termitidicoccus mucosus genomic DNA includes:
- a CDS encoding sugar phosphate isomerase/epimerase, with protein sequence MIQSDIQATSSSPASSGDGATNAAQPLLALSTCWCSGRHTDGYAMLREMADLGFSHVELSHGIRITLVPGILKALGEGVVQVATMHNFCPLPTGITQPAPNAFEPSSADAAERDQWLRQTRRSLDFAQQAGARVLVAHLGSVRFFWRNPVRQLLAKADAWRAKREGEGGADGAPAPFADEPRFAAWREKARKKLAARMRPYWERVNQSIEEIRAYADGRGVALGFENRERPDELPFDDAFEELLDGIARPHTAGYWHDTGHAQIKQQLGFIHHRSHLEKLAPRLLGFHLHDTDATGRDHLPVGEGVVDFDMVSRFWQPRHVLVLELAPRTRSADVKKSKNRIEELLAARKLRIGR encoded by the coding sequence GTGATCCAATCGGACATACAGGCAACCTCGTCATCCCCGGCGTCCTCCGGGGATGGCGCCACGAATGCGGCGCAGCCGCTGCTCGCACTTTCGACCTGCTGGTGCTCGGGCCGCCACACCGACGGCTACGCGATGCTGCGCGAGATGGCCGATCTCGGTTTCAGCCACGTCGAGTTGAGCCACGGCATTCGCATCACGCTGGTGCCCGGCATCCTGAAGGCGCTCGGCGAAGGGGTGGTCCAGGTGGCCACGATGCATAATTTCTGCCCGCTCCCCACCGGCATCACCCAGCCCGCGCCAAACGCCTTCGAGCCCTCGTCCGCCGACGCGGCCGAGCGCGACCAGTGGCTGCGGCAGACGCGCCGCTCGCTCGACTTCGCGCAGCAGGCCGGCGCGCGCGTGCTGGTCGCGCACTTGGGCAGCGTGCGTTTTTTCTGGCGCAATCCCGTGCGCCAGCTCCTCGCGAAGGCCGACGCGTGGCGGGCGAAGCGCGAGGGCGAAGGCGGGGCGGATGGCGCACCCGCGCCGTTTGCCGACGAGCCGCGTTTTGCCGCGTGGCGCGAGAAGGCGCGCAAAAAACTCGCCGCGCGCATGAGGCCGTATTGGGAACGCGTGAACCAGAGCATCGAGGAAATCCGCGCGTATGCGGACGGGCGCGGCGTGGCGCTCGGTTTCGAAAACCGCGAGCGGCCCGACGAACTGCCGTTTGACGACGCGTTTGAGGAATTGCTCGACGGCATCGCGCGGCCGCACACCGCCGGTTACTGGCACGACACCGGCCACGCGCAAATCAAGCAGCAACTCGGCTTCATCCACCATCGCTCGCATCTGGAAAAACTCGCGCCACGCCTGCTCGGGTTTCATTTGCACGACACCGACGCGACCGGTCGCGACCATCTGCCGGTGGGGGAGGGCGTGGTGGATTTCGACATGGTCAGCCGTTTTTGGCAGCCGCGCCACGTGCTCGTGCTCGAGCTTGCGCCCCGCACGCGCTCGGCGGATGTGAAAAAGTCCAAAAACCGAATCGAGGAACTCCTGGCCGCTCGAAAATTGCGCATTGGGCGGTGA
- a CDS encoding TlpA disulfide reductase family protein produces the protein MKTKILARILAAAGLGALLSFFAPLASAQSPNEPAMTGVQKELNDLVQKIQARLGSLDAPPTESVFAEELKQFDAILAARKGDKTDDVAQVLFMKAMLYGEVFNDADKAAETLKQIKVDFPGTKQAGMVDEGLAYLEKQKAAATKKASLAAGATFPDFAVKDTAGNDLSVGKYKGKVVLVDFWATWCPPCVAELPHVQTAYQKYHDKGFEVIGISLDRDAATLAKYVADKGMSWAQHWDDGGTLATSYGIMSIPATFLLDGEGRIVATDLRGPELEEHLAKLLGQ, from the coding sequence ATGAAAACCAAAATACTCGCCCGCATCCTTGCCGCCGCCGGGCTCGGCGCCCTCCTCAGCTTTTTCGCGCCGCTCGCATCGGCGCAATCTCCCAATGAGCCGGCGATGACTGGCGTGCAGAAGGAACTCAACGACCTGGTGCAAAAAATCCAGGCCAGGCTTGGCTCGCTTGACGCGCCGCCCACTGAGAGCGTGTTCGCGGAGGAGCTGAAGCAGTTCGACGCCATCCTCGCCGCCCGCAAGGGCGACAAGACGGACGACGTGGCGCAGGTGCTCTTCATGAAGGCGATGCTCTACGGCGAGGTGTTCAACGACGCCGACAAGGCCGCCGAGACGCTCAAGCAGATCAAGGTCGATTTTCCCGGCACCAAACAGGCGGGCATGGTGGACGAGGGGCTGGCGTATCTTGAAAAGCAAAAGGCCGCCGCGACCAAAAAAGCCTCGCTTGCGGCGGGCGCGACCTTCCCGGATTTCGCGGTGAAGGACACGGCCGGGAATGACCTCTCGGTGGGCAAATACAAGGGCAAGGTGGTGCTGGTCGATTTCTGGGCCACATGGTGCCCGCCCTGCGTCGCCGAGCTTCCGCATGTGCAGACGGCATATCAGAAATACCACGACAAGGGATTCGAGGTCATCGGCATCAGCCTGGATCGCGATGCGGCCACGCTCGCGAAATATGTGGCCGACAAGGGCATGTCGTGGGCGCAGCATTGGGACGACGGCGGGACACTGGCGACGAGCTACGGCATCATGAGCATTCCCGCGACGTTTCTTCTCGATGGGGAAGGCAGGATCGTGGCCACGGACTTGCGCGGCCCCGAGTTGGAAGAGCACTTGGCCAAACTGCTCGGGCAGTGA
- a CDS encoding 3-keto-disaccharide hydrolase, with protein MRPRIPAPLRLPLLAVFAALFAGPAPAAQPPPFRPAQENPFVGDWMGRDTGYVAQSIATDDGTYRVFLLTEFDAASFEPLATLESVPVENPAPDTIVIAGDGWRGTLRRDCCAGTLLDITHDTGETIRLMHFTRNVPGLRAPPPPDAVILSDFADTAAPFERITARKFGDCRLHLEFRALGHPAEARLYLQSRYPILLNDSHARPALPACAAFVDCTPPGTVPPPRAARPPLEWQTLDIEFSAPRFDAAGQIVAPARATVRLNGVVIHDDTPLHLPAPRRDAVRETTPGPLMLETPRTFEFRNIWLAPRRE; from the coding sequence ATGAGGCCACGCATCCCCGCTCCGCTCCGGCTCCCATTGCTGGCCGTTTTCGCCGCGCTTTTCGCCGGCCCTGCTCCCGCCGCGCAACCGCCGCCATTCCGTCCCGCCCAAGAAAACCCGTTCGTCGGCGACTGGATGGGACGCGACACCGGCTACGTCGCGCAATCCATCGCCACCGATGACGGCACCTATCGCGTTTTTCTCCTCACCGAATTCGACGCCGCCTCATTCGAACCGCTCGCCACGCTCGAATCCGTCCCCGTCGAAAATCCCGCGCCCGACACCATCGTCATCGCCGGCGACGGCTGGCGCGGCACGCTCCGGCGCGACTGCTGCGCGGGCACGCTGCTCGACATCACGCACGACACCGGCGAAACCATCCGGCTCATGCACTTCACGCGCAACGTCCCCGGCCTTCGCGCCCCGCCGCCGCCGGATGCAGTCATCCTGTCCGATTTTGCCGACACCGCCGCCCCGTTTGAGCGCATCACCGCGCGAAAATTCGGCGACTGCCGCCTCCACCTCGAATTCCGTGCGCTCGGCCATCCCGCCGAGGCCCGGCTGTATTTGCAATCCCGCTACCCGATCCTGCTCAACGACAGCCATGCGCGCCCCGCCCTGCCCGCCTGCGCCGCTTTTGTCGATTGCACTCCGCCCGGGACCGTGCCGCCACCCCGCGCCGCCCGTCCGCCGCTCGAATGGCAGACCCTCGACATCGAATTTTCCGCCCCGCGTTTCGACGCCGCCGGCCAGATCGTCGCGCCCGCCCGCGCCACCGTCCGGCTGAACGGCGTCGTCATCCATGACGACACACCGCTTCACCTCCCCGCTCCGCGGAGGGATGCCGTCCGCGAAACCACGCCCGGCCCGCTCATGCTTGAGACCCCGCGCACATTCGAATTCCGCAATATCTGGCTCGCCCCGCGGCGTGAGTAG
- the pflA gene encoding pyruvate formate-lyase-activating protein has translation MPSIAIHAPPSTLRIHSIETLGTHDGPGLRMIVFTQGCHMRCVYCHNPDTLDLDGGRLVTLDELVERAIRQKPYFGARGGVTISGGEPTVHRRALLALFRRLHAAGIHTCLDTNGLILDEELRALYDETDLVLLDLKHIDDAQHRRVTGVSNANPLAAAAYRESTGRPMWLRYVLVPGWTDQPDALARWATHFAAYKTLRRVEILPYHRLGVHKWEHLKLDYKLRDVEPPSNEIKDRALRIFSAHLQNVVLK, from the coding sequence ATCCCTTCCATCGCCATTCACGCTCCTCCCTCCACTCTCCGCATCCATTCCATCGAAACCCTCGGCACGCACGACGGTCCCGGGCTGCGGATGATTGTCTTCACGCAAGGCTGCCATATGCGCTGCGTGTATTGCCACAACCCCGACACCCTCGACCTCGACGGCGGACGCCTCGTCACGCTCGACGAACTGGTGGAGCGCGCCATCCGCCAGAAACCCTATTTCGGCGCGCGCGGCGGCGTGACCATCTCCGGCGGCGAACCGACCGTCCACCGCCGCGCGCTCCTCGCACTTTTCCGCCGCCTCCACGCCGCCGGCATCCACACCTGCCTCGACACCAACGGCCTCATCCTCGACGAGGAACTCCGCGCCCTCTACGACGAAACCGACCTCGTGCTCCTCGACCTCAAGCACATCGACGACGCACAACACCGCCGCGTCACCGGCGTTTCCAACGCCAACCCGCTCGCCGCCGCCGCCTATCGCGAGTCCACCGGCCGCCCCATGTGGCTCCGCTATGTGCTGGTTCCCGGCTGGACCGACCAGCCCGACGCGCTCGCGCGCTGGGCTACGCACTTCGCCGCCTACAAGACCCTCCGGCGCGTCGAAATCCTCCCCTACCACCGCCTCGGCGTGCACAAGTGGGAGCATCTGAAGCTCGACTACAAGCTCCGCGACGTCGAACCTCCCTCCAACGAAATAAAAGACCGCGCCCTCCGGATTTTCTCCGCGCATCTGCAAAACGTCGTCTTGAAATAA